AGGCGAGTTGTTGGCGTTGCTGGGCCACAACGGTGCGGGTAAAACCACACTGATAAAACAGATTTTAGGGTTGGTTGTTCCAGATGAGGGACAAGTACGGGTGTTGGGCAAGGATCCCGCCGATAAGGCTCATCGTGGAGAGTTGTCGATGGGCTATCTGCCCGAACAGGTCAATTTGTACGATAACCTCAGTGGGTTCGAAGTACTGCAGTACTTTGCCAAACTACGTGGTTGCAATGATGAACGAGTTGACGCGCTTCTACAGCAACAGGGTTTAGCGGCGGCGGCTCATCAACGTGTCGCGACCTATTCCAAGGGGATGAAACAACGGTTAGGGTTAGCCCAAGCGTTGCTAACTAAACCGAAGCTGCTGCTGTTGGATGAACCAACGGTAGGGCTTGATCCCAGTGCTTCGATGGCCTTCTATCAGCAGATCGCAGATCTGCGGCAGCAGGGCACGGCGGTGATCATCTGTACCCACGAATTAACGCTGATTGAGCCACACCTAGATCGAGCATTGATCTTAGCCAAAGGCCAAAACCGAGGCTTAGGTACTCTAGTTGAACTGCAACAACGCAGCGGGTTGCGGAGCAAACTACAGTTGCCTGACAGCTTGCCGCCGTTGCTGGGTAGTGATCCGTACATCAGGCAGTACGATCGGAACGAACATGCGATTCATTTCGCCCCAAGCGAACAGGCTGAACTGGTACAGCACCTCTGTAATCATTGTGGTTGCAGTGACTTTTCTATTGCTACCGTTGGCCTTGGTGAGATTTATCACCACTGCCAACAACAGGAGCTGAGCCAATGAGTATGACTACAACTGTTGCTGGGAAAGAGTTCCGCGATGGGGTGCGTAGCCGCTGGCTGCTGTTGTTAACCATACTGCTGACGGCACTATCGTTGTTGATCTGCCATTTTGGCGGAGCTGGGCAGGGCAGCAGCGAATTGGTGCCACTGGAGCAGATGCTGCTGTCGTTGAGTACTTTGATGGCGGTAATGGTGCCGCTGATCGCTATTTTGATCAGTTACGACGCCATTGTTGGTGAGCAGGAACAAGGCACGCTACTGTTGTTGTTAAGCTACCCGTTATCGCGAAACCAACTGCTGTTGGGAAAGTTCGTCGGCCATGGGGCGATTTTAGGATTAACGTTGTCCCTGACGTTTTGCATTAGTGCGCTGTCGCTACTGCCCTATAACGTTGATGTCGAAGCCGTTGCGCTAGGTTTTGTCCAACTCGGTTTTAACAGCTTGTTACTCGGTTTGGTATTTATGGCATTAGCGCTGTGGTTGAGCTGCCGTGCGATAAGCAAAGGGCGGGCACTGGCTCAGTTATTTGGAATTTGGGTGACCTTAGTTTTGCTGTGGGATCTGGCTCTGTTAGCTCTGTTAGTTGCGGATGCGGGCTTCGCTGGCGTCGTCGGTTATATGGTATGGTTTAATCCCGTTGACCTGTTCCGATTAACAACCCTACTCGCCCAGCAGTCGGAGTCGGTAACAGGGGCATTGTCGTTGTTTGCTGATGTGGACCTTCATTGGGGAATCGCCACTACCGCGTTGTTCTCATGGCTGTTTTTAT
The genomic region above belongs to Ferrimonas lipolytica and contains:
- a CDS encoding ABC transporter permease — protein: MSMTTTVAGKEFRDGVRSRWLLLLTILLTALSLLICHFGGAGQGSSELVPLEQMLLSLSTLMAVMVPLIAILISYDAIVGEQEQGTLLLLLSYPLSRNQLLLGKFVGHGAILGLTLSLTFCISALSLLPYNVDVEAVALGFVQLGFNSLLLGLVFMALALWLSCRAISKGRALAQLFGIWVTLVLLWDLALLALLVADAGFAGVVGYMVWFNPVDLFRLTTLLAQQSESVTGALSLFADVDLHWGIATTALFSWLFLLGFAAAKQLATK
- a CDS encoding ABC transporter ATP-binding protein, which produces MTNVVEVTQLGKHFSEQWALRGLSFSLAEGELLALLGHNGAGKTTLIKQILGLVVPDEGQVRVLGKDPADKAHRGELSMGYLPEQVNLYDNLSGFEVLQYFAKLRGCNDERVDALLQQQGLAAAAHQRVATYSKGMKQRLGLAQALLTKPKLLLLDEPTVGLDPSASMAFYQQIADLRQQGTAVIICTHELTLIEPHLDRALILAKGQNRGLGTLVELQQRSGLRSKLQLPDSLPPLLGSDPYIRQYDRNEHAIHFAPSEQAELVQHLCNHCGCSDFSIATVGLGEIYHHCQQQELSQ